In Prunus dulcis chromosome 1, ALMONDv2, whole genome shotgun sequence, the following are encoded in one genomic region:
- the LOC117623966 gene encoding probable signal peptidase complex subunit 1 — MDWQGQKLAEQLMQILLLVFAVVGFLTGYITGSFQMMVLTYAGGVVLTTLVTVPNWPFFNRNPLKWLDPSEAEKHPKPQPQQPVSSKKKASKK, encoded by the coding sequence ATGGATTGGCAAGGCCAAAAGCTAGCTGAGCAGTTGATGCAAATACTGCTGTTGGTGTTCGCGGTGGTGGGTTTCCTCACTGGTTACATAACTGGGTCGTTCCAGATGATGGTTCTCACATATGCTGGTGGTGTGGTTCTCACCACATTGGTCACTGTCCCCAACTGGCCTTTCTTCAATCGCAACCCGCTCAAGTGGTTGGACCCGAGCGAAGCCGAGAAGCATCCCAAGCCGCAGCCACAGCAGCCTGTGAGTTCAAAGAAGAAAGCCTCCAAGAAGTAA
- the LOC117623956 gene encoding small ribosomal subunit biogenesis GTPase RsgA 1, mitochondrial, giving the protein MPIASISILRHGTIIPTTTATTLPTVAKLIRQISTLRCFSVAAAKQQHNPNVSRKSQPPSKKLLRAKQTVKDYSSLAPVLSPQDKPPLSESKSVGTVAAAQANFMRVIVEPPRSFDESKVELLCVVKAVLKKIKRRVLVGDKVLVGSIDWVDRRGMIENVYQRSSEILDPPVANVDHLLVLFSMDQPKLEPFALTRFLIEAESTGIPLTLALNKCELVDEEAMVAWNSRLHKWGYKPNFCSVESKYGLDSLAFILRDQTSVIVGPSGVGKSSLINALRNNHNASDAAEGENLFDPILGSKWFEDQLVGQVSTRSGRGKHTTRNVSLLPLSAGGYLADTPGFNQPSLMKVTKQSLAQAFPEIRQMLSDSEPAKCSFNDCLHLGEPGCIVKADWERYPYYFQLLDEIRIREEFQLRTFGTKKEGDVRYKMGDKGVQQAEPRLELKKHRRVSRKSMNQSLLDELDELDDDDNLLDEENDPFLKAMRDENQ; this is encoded by the exons ATGCCGATTGCCTCCATTTCCATCCTCCGCCACGGCACCATCATCCCTACCACCACCGCCACAACTCTCCCAACCGTCGCCAAGCTCATCCGCCAAATCTCAACCCTCCGATGCTTCTCCGTCGCCGCAGCCAAACAGCAGCACAACCCTAATGTCTCCAGGAAATCCCAGCCCCCGAGCAAGAAGCTTCTCAGAGCCAAACAGACCGTCAAGGACTACTCGTCCCTCGCCCCGGTTCTCTCTCCTCAGGACAAGCCGCCTCTCTCTGAATCCAAAAGCGTCGGCACCGTCGCCGCCGCCCAAGCCAACTTCATGCGCGTCATAGTGGAACCTCCTAGAAGCTTCGACGAGAGCAAAGTGGAGTTGCTGTGTGTTGTGAAGGCGGTGCTGAAGAAGATCAAGAGGAGAGTGTTAGTTGGGGACAAGGTGCTGGTGGGGTCCATTGATTGGGTGGACCGCCGGGGCATGATCGAGAATGTGTACCAGCGGAGCTCCGAGATTCTTGACCCGCCCGTCGCCAATGTGGACCATCTACTCGTGCTCTTCTCCATGGACCAGCCCAAGCTCGAGCCGTTCGCGCTCACTAGGTTCTTGATCGAGGCCGAGTCCACTGGAATTCCACTCACACTCGCTTTGAACAAGTGCGAGCTGGTTGACGAAGAG GCAATGGTTGCATGGAATTCTAGGCTACACAAGTGGGGCTACAAGCCAAATTTTTGCAGCGTTGAATCTAAATATGGACTTGATTCCCTTGCCTTTATATTGAGAGATCAAACAAGTGTGATTGTAGGTCCAAGTGGAGTTGGAAAGTCTAGTCTGATTAATGCTTTGAGGAACAACCACAATGCTTCGGATGCTGCAGAAGGGGAAAATTTGTTTGATCCA ATTTTAGGCAGCAAGTGGTTTGAGGATCAGCTTGTTGGACAGGTTTCAACAAGAAGTGGCAGGGGGAAACATACTACTCGGAATGTCTCGTTGCTTCCACTGTCTGCAGGGGGTTATCTTGCTGATACTCCTGGGTTCAACCAGCCTAGTTTAATGAAAGTAACAAAGCAATCTCTGGCACAAGCATTCCCAGAG ATCCGCCAGATGCTCAGTGACAGTGAGCCTGCAAAATGCTCGTTCAATGATTGCCTGCATCTTGGTGAACCAGGGTGCATCGTTAAAGCTGATTGGGAAAGATATCCATACTATTTCCAACTTCTTGATGAGATCAGAATCAGAGAGGAATTTCAGTTGAGGACTTTTGGAACAAAAAAGGAGGGTGACGTAAG GTACAAGATGGGAGATAAGGGTGTTCAGCAAGCAGAACCACGGTTGGAGCTCAAGAAGCATAGGAGAGTATCTCGCAAGAGTATGAACCAATCACTACTTGATGAATTAGATGAGCTGGATGATGACGACAACTTACTAGATGAGGAAAACGATCCCTTTTTAAAGGCAATGAGGGATGAAAACCAGTAG